CCAAAGAAAttggggactgggaggggaatttggggtctGGGGACGGGCCgagggggacactggggggctCAGGGAGTGACCCCAGATTTGGATCAGGGTTctggggggctgaggggacGTGTAACCATGGGAGTGGGTTTGGGCTTCTGGGGGGGCCAGGAGGACATGGCACTGTGGGAGTGGGgttggggtccctggggggctggggggcgtTGGAGGGTCCAGAAGTGAGcccaggatttgggatcatGGACCCAGGACATGTCCAGGGGTCTCCTGGCCAGGAGTGcctctcctccccctgggcTGACCCCACTCCTctccccagtccctccctgAGGAACCCTCCCCATGTTGcctcagtgtccccccagtgtcccccagtatCTCCTCAGtatcccctcagtgtccccccagtgtcccccagtatctcagtgtcccctctctgtccctctgtgtcccaCTCAGCTCCCCGTGGCCTCTCCCCTCCATGGCTCCCCTGGCTCacaccctggccctgctggcaaTGACCGTGGCCACTGTGGCCATCGAGGTGGTGCCCCTGGACATGGCCCAGAACTCCTTCGATGACCAGTACCAGGGCTGTGGCCCTGCCATGGCCGCGGCATTGCCGGCCCTCAACCGCTCTGAGTTCCAGCAGAACCCTCTGTTCGCCGAGGTCTGGGCGAAGGCCACGGCCAAGTGGCAGGAGAAGGGGTCctgtgtgtcccctctgtcATCCCCAGCCCAGGCCATCGCCCTCATGGCCTACACGATGGATGACCTGCACAAGCAGTTCAACGCGGCCGTGCGCAAAGCCGGGAGCTCCCCTCGGGAATACCGGGACAACTTCCACTTCAAAGCGCTGCATTTCCTGCTGACCGATGCCCTGGCGACACTGAGGGGACAGAAGTGTTATGATGTGTTCCGGGGGGTGAGCAATAAGCAGTTCAAGGCACAGCGTGGCCAGAAGGTCCGGTTTGGTCAATTTGCGTCAACGTCGCTTTCCAAAGCCATTGCCCAGCGCTTCGGCACGGACACGGTGTTCCAGGTGCACACGTGCCACGGTGGGTACATCCAGCgattctcctgcttttcttttgagaaaGAGGTGCTGATCCCGCCCTTCGAGACCTTCGAGGTCACCGATGTCACCCAGGACAAGAAGGGGGAACGGATCCAGCTCCGCTCCATCGGGACCCTCAGCAACTACAACTGCGAGTGGCTGCAAGGTGACGGCACAGAGGGGACAACcggggggatggggacacccgTGATAAGGCCCAGgggacactgacacccactggggatgggggacagg
This window of the Corvus hawaiiensis isolate bCorHaw1 chromosome 26, bCorHaw1.pri.cur, whole genome shotgun sequence genome carries:
- the LOC125316911 gene encoding NAD(P)(+)--arginine ADP-ribosyltransferase 2-like, which gives rise to MAPLAHTLALLAMTVATVAIEVVPLDMAQNSFDDQYQGCGPAMAAALPALNRSEFQQNPLFAEVWAKATAKWQEKGSCVSPLSSPAQAIALMAYTMDDLHKQFNAAVRKAGSSPREYRDNFHFKALHFLLTDALATLRGQKCYDVFRGVSNKQFKAQRGQKVRFGQFASTSLSKAIAQRFGTDTVFQVHTCHGGYIQRFSCFSFEKEVLIPPFETFEVTDVTQDKKGERIQLRSIGTLSNYNCEWLQDGSGPRDPPLLRGLLLATTALAVASGIL